The genomic window CCGGACGTCGTCACGGTCGTGATCCCGGCCGGCGACATCTCCTGGACCTCCGCGCCACCGCTGCCGCGCGCCGACCGCTCCCTGCCGTCGGACGTCGCGTTCCTGCAACTGTCCGGCGGCACGACCGGCACCCCGAAACTGATTCCGCGCACGCACGACGACTACCTGTACTCGGTTCGCGAGAGCGCCCGGATCTGCGGTGTCGACGAGACGTCGGTGATGCTCGCGGTCCTGCCGATCTCGCACAACTTCACGATGAGCTCACCCGGCCTGCTCGGCACGGTCGCGGTCGGGGGCTGCGTCGTCATGGCCCCGGATCCCAGCCCGGACACGTGCCTGCGCCTGATCCAGGAGCATGCGGTGACGCATGCCGCGCTCGTCCCGCCCGTCCTGATGGCGTGGCTGAATTCGTCCGTGCGCGACCGGCGGGACCTGTCGTCGCTCGTGGCGGTGTGGGTCGGCGGCGCGAAGCTGCCCGAGGAGGCCGCGCGCCGGGTGACCCCCGAACTGGGCTGCGCCCTCGTCCAGGTGTTCGGCATGGCCGAGGGCCTGGTCAACTACACCCGCGCCGGTGACGACGACGAGACCGTGTACCGCACGCAGGGCCGGCCCATCTCACCCGACGACGAGGTCCGCGTCGTCGACGACCGCGGCGAGCCGGTCCCCGACGGCGTCGCAGGCCACCTGCAGACCCGCGGCCCGTACACGATCCGCGGCTACTACCGTGCCCCCGAACACAATCGGCGCTCGTTCACCGCCGACGGCTTCTACATCACCGGCGACATCGTCGTGCGGGACGCCCGCGGATACCTGACGGTGGTCGGTCGCAGCAAGGACCAGATCAACCGAGGTGGCGAGAAGATCGCGCCCGCGACGGTCGAGAACCATCTGCTGGCGCACGGCGACATCCACGACGTGTCCGTGGTCGGGATCCCGGACGATGTTCTGGGCGAACGTATCTGCGCGTACGTGATCCGGCGCGACCCCGGGGCCGCAACCCCGACCGCGGCCCAGCTGCGGGCCTTCCTCCGCACCGAACGACGCGTGGCCGCGTACACGATCCCGGATCGTTTCGAGTTCGTCACCGCATTCCCCACGACGTCGGTAGGCAAGATCGACAAGAAGAACCAGGGCGCATGACACTCACCGACGGACACCCCGCCACCACGACCATCGCGCTGCTGCCGCTCACCGGTGCGCAACTGGGCATCTGGAACGCGCAGCGCCTCGAACCGGAGTCGCCGTACTACCTCGTCGGTGAGGTCCTCGAGATCGCCGGCGCACCGGTCGATCTCACGGTACTCGCCGCGGAGATCTCGGCCACCGTCGCCGAAGCGGAGACGATGCGTACCCGGTTCACCGACACCGAGGACGGCCCCCGACAGTGGGTGACGCCGGCCGAGACCCTGTCGGTTCCCGTCGTCGACCTGCGCCGCGAGGACGACCCGCGGGCAGCCGCGGACCGCACGGTGACCCGGATCCGTTCCGACGCCGCGGCCGCGGCCCGTGACATGACCGAGCGGCAACTGTTCTCGTACACCCTGATCCGGTTGTCCGACACCGAGGTGTGGTGCGTGCAGCTGTACCACCATCTGATCGTCGACGGCTACTCGGCGGCGATGATCTCGCGTCGGCTCGCGGCCCGCTACACGTCCGCGATCACCGGAAAAACACTGCGCCCCAGCCCGTTCGGAACGATCGCCGAGCTGGTCGCCGAGGACGCCGCCTACCGGGACTCGGAGCAGTGGACCGCGGACCGCGACTACTGGACGGAGCGGCTGCGTCCGCTGCCCGAACTCCACGGCCGGGGCGCCGCCGACCTCGGTCCCGCGGTGCGCACACATTCGGCGCGTGCCGTCCTCGGCGCGGACGACACGGCCGCGTTGAAGCGGCTCGCCGACGACACCGGATGCACGTGGGCAGACGTGCTGATCGGCGCGTACGCCGGTTTCGTCGCCCGCCTGCACGCCACCGCCGACGTCGTGCTCGCGCTGCCCGTCATGGTCCGCACCACCCGCACCGCGCTGACGACACCGTCGATGGCGGTCAACGTGCTGCCGCTGCGGATTCCCGTCGCACCGACCGACGACATCACGGCCCTGGCCGCGTCGGCCGCGACCGCGCTCGGGGAACTGCGCACCCACCAGCGTTACCGCGGCGAGGACCTGGTGCGGGATCTGGCCGCCCCCGGCGCGGGCGCCGTCCTGCACGGGGTGGGCATCAACCTCAAGGCGTTCGACGTCGAACTGGACTTCGCGGGTGCCGTCGGCACGCTGCGCAACGTCGCGGGCGGGCCGCCGGAGGAACTGGGCCTGACCGTGACCCCCCTCGCGGGTGGACGGATGATGCTCGGCTTCGAGGTCGACGCCGCCGGCGTGTCCGAACCGGAGGTGACCGCGCGCATCGACGGCCTGGCCCGGCTGATCCGGGCACTGTCCGCACCGGACCGTCCCGCTTTGGGCCGGATCGCCCTGCGCGGCGGGGGACTCGACGACGCATGGCGTCCGGCCGCACTGCCGTCGGAGCCGCGACCGATCCCCGACCTGTTCGCCGCGATGACCACCGAACATTCCGGCCGGGTCGTCCTCGCCGACGCCGGAACGGAGTGGACGGCAGCCGATCTCGCCGCCCGGGTCAACCGGATCGCGCGGCTGCTCCGGGCGCGCGGTGTCGTCCCCGACGACGTCGTGGCTCTCGCGCTCCCGCGTTCGGCGGACCTCGTCGCATGCCTCTTCGCGGTGTGGGAGGCCGGCGCCGCGTACGTCGTGCTGGACCCCGCGTACCCCACCGAACGGCTCACCGGTCTCGTCGACCTGGCGCGACCGGCACTGCTGCTGTGCCACACCGGATCACCCGTCACCGACACCGCGTGCCCGGTCGTCGACCTCGCGGCACCGGACGTTGCCGACGAGATCGACGCACTGCCCGCCGACCGGCTGCAGGCCACCGAGCTGGTCCGCCCTCGGCATCCCGAGGACGCCGCCTACGTGCTGTTCACCTCGGGCTCGACGGGCACCCCGAAGGGTGTCGTCGTCCGGGCCGGGGGACTCGCGCATCTCGTGCACCGCCACCGCGGCACGCTGTACGCCGACGCCCGTGCCCGGGTCGGCGGCCGGCAGTTGCGCGTCGCGCACACCACGTCGTTCGCGTTCGACGCGTCGCTCGACCCACTGTTGTGGATCGTCGACGGCCACCGGATCCATCTGTACGACAGTGACGTCCAGCGGGACGCGGACCTGCAGATCCGGGTGTTCACCGAGGACGCGATCGACGTCGTCGACACGACTCCGTCGATGGCGGCGTTCCTCGCCGACGCCGGTCTCGTCGCCGACATCGACGACCGCCGGGGCCGGCACCGCGTCGGGACGATCGTCGTCGGCGGTGAAGCGCTCCCGCCGGCACTGGCGCAGCGGCTCGGCCGCGGGACGGCCGCCGTCTACAACATGTACGGCCCCACCGAGGCGACCGTCGACGCCCTCGCCGACCGGGTCACCGGTGGCGACGTGCACATCGGCCGGCCGCTCGCGGGCACGGCCGCCTACCTGCTCGACACGGCGCTGCAGCCCGTCCTGGACGGGCAGACCGGCGAGCTCTACCTGGCCGGCCCGCAGCTCGCCCGCGGCTACCTCGACCGGCCCGGCGCCACCGCCGACCGGTTCGTCGCCGATCCGTTCGATCCGGCCGGTGGGCGCATGTACCGCACCGGCGACCTCGCCCGGTGGCACGCCGACACCGGCTACGAGTACCGGGGCCGCACCGACGACCAGGTGAAGATCCGCGGCCACCGTGTCGAACTCCGCGAGGTGGAAACCGCTCTGGCACAGGTGTCCTCGGTGGCTGCAGCAGTGGCGACGGTCTCGGGCAGCGGCGCGTTCGCCAAGCTCGTCGGCTACGTCGTCCTCGACTCCGCTGCCGACTCCGCTGTCTCCGGGGACGATGTCCGTCGCGCACTGACGGCCACGGTGCCCGACCATCTCGTCCCGTCCACCGTGGTGGTGCTGGCCGAGCTTCCGGTGACCGTCAACGGCAAGGTCGATCGCAGCCGGCTGCCCGACCCGGCGAGCCTCACGGTGTCCGGCGGTCACGACACCGCAGACACCCGCAGCACTCGCAGCCCCGGCACCCCGGCCGAGTACGCGCTGTGCGCGGTGGTCGCGGAGGTGCTCGGGCTGGACACGGCGTCCGGCGGCGTGGACCCGGACGCCGACCTGTTCGGTCTCGGCGGCGACAGCATCGCCGCGATCGGCATCAGCAGCCGCCTGCGCCGCCACGGCCTGATCCTCACCCCGAAGGAGTTGCTGTCCGGGCGGGACCTGGCGACGCTCGCGCAGGCGGGCCGCGAGGTGACGCACGAGCCGGGCACGGACCGGGACGACACCCCGATCGGCAGCACCCCGGCGACACCGGTCATGCGCACCGTCCTCACGGTCGACGCCGTCGACACGGTGGCGTCGTACGCGCAGTGGACCGCCGTCGAACTCGACGGCCCCGTCGACCGGGACGCTCTCGCCGCGGCGGTGCGGGTGCTTCTGGACCGCCATCCGGCGCTGCGGATGATCGTCGACGATACGGAAGATGCAGTCACCGTGGAGATCCCGGAGACGGTGCCCGCGGTCGTGATCACCGAGCACGGCGGTCCGGTCACCGCGGCCGAGTTCGAGCGGGACGTCGAAGACCGGGCACGGGTATGCGCCGACGAATTGTCGCCCCGCACCGGTGATCTGGTGCGGCTGGACGTCACCGGACCGGTCGACGGAACGTCCCGGCTGCTGATCGTCGTGCATCATTTCGCGGTCGACGCCGTGTCCTGGAGCATCCTGCTGACCGATCTGTTCGACGCGTACCACGGGCGTGCCCTCGCCGCACCGGGCGGAGAATCGTGGCGGCACCGGGCGCTCGGGTTCGCCGCCCGCGGCGCCTCCCACCACTATCTCGACGAGGTTGCCGCGTGGTGCGCCGTCCTCGCGGCCGGAACCGGGGTGCTGACTGCGGCCGGCCCGCGCGCGGGCGTCGACACCCACGCGACGGCGGCCGTCACCCGCACCGCGGTGCCCGCCGTGGTGACCGCGGCCGTCGTCGACGACCTGTGCGCGGCGTACCGGGCCCGCCCCGACGAGGTCCTCCTGACCGCACTCACCGTCGCGGTACGCGCACTGCGCGGCCCGTCCGGCGACTTCCCGGTGCTGCTCGAGGGCCACGGCCGCGACGAGAACCGGGCCGCGACCGTCGGCTGGTTCACCACCGAATACCCCGTGTCCGTGCCGGGGATGCTGCTCGACGCCGACGACCGTCTCGCCGATGCACTGGGCGGCGGACCCGTCGTCGCGGACCTCCTGCACGAGGTCAAGGCCCGGCGTCGCCTCGGCCGCGACGACGGTATCGGCTACGGGATCCTGCGCCATCTCGACGACGCGGGACGCGCGCTCGCCGACCTACCCACCCCACAGATCGTGCTCAACTACCTCGGCAAGCCCGCCGGCCTGTCCGGCACCGGGTGGCGGACCGTCGCCGGTGACGCGTTCGGCGTCGTCGAACCGGCCGGCCGGACCCTGACCGAGGTCCTGGCGATCAACGCCTTCGTCCACGACGGCCCCGACGGGCCGGCCCTGTCGATCGAATGGACCGCCGCGGACGCCCTGCTCGGCGCCGACACCGTCACCGACCTGCAGCGGCACTTCCACGACGCCCTGGACGGGCTCGCCGCACACGCCGCGCTGCACCCCGGTGGGCTGAGCGCCTCGGACTGCCCGGACGTGACCGTCACACAGGATCAGATCGCGTTCCTCGAGTCCGTCACCGGGCCTCTCGCCGAGATACTGCCGCTGTCCCCGCTGCAGGAGGGCCTGCTCGCGCACGCCGCCCGCTTCACCGACCACGACCCGTACACGCTGACGGCCGTCGTCGACCTGGCCGGGGCGCTCGACACCGACCGGCTGCAGGCCGCGTTCTCGGCCGTCGTGGCCCGCCACCGCAACCTCGCCGCCGGATTCCATTTCGCCGGTGTCGACACCCCCGTCGCGACGATTCCGCGGACCGTCGACATCCCGTGGCGGGTCACCGATCTGAGCGGACTGCCGGACGGCGCGGCCGCCGTTGCCGCGGAGCGTGCCGAGCGTGCGGCCGCCGCCACCGTGTTCGACGTGCGCCGTGGACCGCTCCTCGCCGCCCACGTGCTCCGGCTCCCCGGCGCCCGCACCCGGCTGATCCTGAACGCCCATCATCTCGTCACCGACGGCTGGTCCACCCCGATCGTGTTGCGCGAGCTGGTGTATCACTACAACCACGGTCCTGCCGGGCTGCCCACCGCCGCCGACTATGCGGACTTCCTGCGCTGGCTCGCCCGCCGGGACCGCGACGAACTGCGGGCGGCGTGGCGCCGGCGGCTCGCCGGACTCGAGGACGGCACCCTCGTCGCGCGCGGCGACGGCGGCACGGCCGCAACCGTGGCGGCCGAGGTACCGCTCGACGAGACCCTCGGTGCGCGGCTGGCCGAGATCGCCCGCGCGAACGGCCTGACCGCCAACACTGTCGTGCAGGGCGCGTGGAGCGCCGTGCTGTGCGCACTCGTCGGCCGCGACGACGTCGTCTTCGGCACCACCGTGTCCGGGCGGCCCGCCGACCTCGACGGGGTCGAGGCGATGGTCGGCCTGTTCAGCAACACCGTGCCGGTGCGCATGCGCCTGGACGACCGGCCGCTGCGGGACGTGCTGCGGACCGCGCAGAACGACCAGTACGACCTCGGTGACGCCGCACACCTTCCGCTGCCGGAGATCGAGGCGTGCAGCGACATCCGCGGTGGGACCGGACTGTTCGACACCCTCGTGGTCTTCGAGAACTATCCCGCCGCGTTCGGCCCTGATCCCGGTACCGCCGATGCCACGCACATCACCGGTATCGGCAACGTCGGCGTCACCCAGTACCCGCTGTCGCTGCTCGCGCCGCCCGGCGACCGGTTCCGGCTGGTCGTGGACCACGATCCGGCGGTCGTCACCGCGGACACCGCGGCCGCGGTGGCGGCGGCACTGCCCACCGTCCTCGCCGACATGCTCGACGGACTCGACCGTCCGGCAACCGAATTCGTGCCGACCGCTGTCGCTGTGCTGCCGCCTCGAACGGTCACGGTGATCGCGCCCGGCTCCGTCGCGTCCGATCCTGCTCCGTCCGATCCCGATACGACCGCACCGGTCGACGTCGTCGACACCGTCACCGCGCAGCTGGCGCGGGTCCTCGACACCGCGCTCACCCCCGACGACGACTTCTTCGACCGTGGCGGGCATTCGCTGGCCGCGATGCGCGCCGTCAGCGGGCTGGGGCGCGCCGGACTGGTCGTCACGGTCGCCGACATCTTCGACGCCCGGACCCCGCGGGCGCTGGCGGCCCGCGCACGGAGCGCCGGGCCCGCCGCGACGTCACCCGCCGGACCGCCCGCGGTTTCGGCCGTGCCGATGCTGTCGTCGGCGCAGGAACGACTGTGGGTCGTGCAGCGACTCGATCCGCGGTCGCGGGCCCACGACGTCCCGATCGTGCTGGACCTGTCCGGGCCGGTCGACACCGACGCCCTGCGGGCGGCGTGGCGCGACGTGCTGGGGCACTTCCCGATCCTGCGCACCTGCTACCCGGCCGGCGCCGACGGCGCGCCGACCGTGCGGGTGCTGCCCGTCGACGCGGCACCCGTCCTGGCCTGCCGCGTCACCGACCTCGATCTCGCCACTGCCGTCCGAGGCGAAACCGGCGATCCCGCCGGGGCGTTCGACATCGAACGCGACGTGCCCGCACGGGCCGTCCACCTCACCACCGCGGACCGGCCGGCCCTCGTGATCGTGATCCACCACATCGCGATCGACGGCACCTCCGTGGCGATCCTCCTCGACGCGCTGTCCCTGGCCTACCGGGAGCGGGCGGCCGGACGAGTGCCCCGGCTACCGGACCCGGGCCCCGGCTTCGTCGAGTTCGCGGCCGCCGACCGGGCCCGGACCGCGTCGGACACGGCCCGGACGTCGCTGCAGTACTGGGCCGGACGGCTGGCCGGTCTGCCGACGGAGCTCGAACTGCCGACCGACCGCACCCGACCACGGCAGCCCTCGCACCGTTCGGTGTCGGCCGTCCACCGGCTCGACCCGCTCGCTGCCGAGGGTCTGCGACGTGCGGCAGCCCGCCACGGTGTCTCCCCGCTCATGCTGTTCGAGGCGGCCGTCGCGCTGACCTGGCACCGCTTCGGCGCGGGCACCGACATCCCCCTCGGCACGACCGTGTCCGACCGGGAACTGTTGGACGACGGACGCTTCCGAGGCACCGTCGGCTACCTGGTCAACACCGTCGTGCACCGTATCGACGTCACCGGGAACCCCACCCCGGCCCAGCTGCTCGACCGGGTCCGGGCCGTCGGCCTGGCCGCACTCGAGCACCAGCACGTGCCGTTCGACCGCGTCGTCGACGCCCTCGCCCCACCGCGGGCGGCGGGCCGGCACCCGCTGTTCCAGACGATGGTCGGCCACGAGGAACTCGGACCGCCGACCGTGTTCGGGGACACGGTCGCCACGCCGGTCGAGCCCGTCGACCCGCCCGCCCGGACGGACGTGGCGGTCTGGCTCCGGGAACACACCGCGCACACCGAGATCCGGGTGGGTGCGGCGGCCGACCTGTTCGACGCCGACACGGCCCGGCACCTGCTCGACGAACTGGTCGCGGTGCTCACCCACCTCGTCGAACGCCCGGACACGCCGATCGCACTGCTCGGTACCACCGGTCCGGACGACACCGTGTCCCGAGCCCGCGCCCCCCGGTCGGTGGTGGAGAAGTTCCTGGACCAGGTTCGGGAGCGGCCCGACGCGGTGGCCGTCGTCGCCGGCGGGCACGAGACGACGTATCGCGATGCCGGAGCCCGCGTGGATGCGCTGGCCCGCGACCTGGTCGCGTGCGGTGTGCGGCCCGGCTCGGCCGTCGGGGTCGCGGTCGGCCGCGACCGGGACCTGCCGCTCGCGCTGCTCGCGGTCCTGCGTTGCGGCGCCGCCTATCTGCCGCTGGACGTCGACTATCCCCGTGAACGGCTGCAGTACATGATCGACGACGCGCGCCCGGTGTGCGTCCTGGTCACCGCCGTCACGGCCGACGCCGTCGCGTGGACCGGGCTGCCGTCGGTGCGCGCCGACACCGCCGGCACCTCGGTCGCCGGCGCGGACGCTCCGCTGCCCCCGGTTCCGGGATCAGGGAACGAACTGGCCTACGTCATCCACACCTCGGGGACCACCGGAAAACCCAAGGGCGTCATGGTCACCACCGCGAACCTCGCGGCGTTCGCCGACGCCACGGCCACCCTGGGCTGGCTGCACAGCACCGACCGGATCGTCGCCGTCACCACCGTCTCGTTCGATATCGCGGTCCTGGAACTGTTGTGCCCGTTGGCGATCGGGGCATCCGTCGTGGTGGCCCCGCGGACGTCGGTGGTCGACCCCGCGGCGCTGTCGGCCCTGATCTCCGACACCGGAGTCACCACGGTGCAGGCGACGCCGTCGCTGTGGCGGCTGCTGCTGACGGCGCCGCCGAGCCGGCCCGTCCGCGCCCTCGTCGGCGGGGAGGCCGTGCCCGCGGAACTCGCCGACCGGCTGACCGCCGTCAGTGCCGACGTCTGGAACGTGTACGGCCCCACCGAGGTCACCGTGTGGGCCACCGCCGACCGGTTGACCCGCGGAGCGCCGGTCACGATCGGCGCACCGTGGACCGACGTCCACGCCCACGTCCTCGACGACCTCTTGCGGGAGGTGCCCGAGGGCGCGCACGGGGAGTTGTACCTCGGTGGCACCCAGGTCGCCCGCGGCTACCTGAACCGGCCCGACCTGACCGCGGCCCGGTTCGTCGCCGACCCGCAGCGGCCGGGGGAGCGCCTGTACCGGACCGGGGACGTGGTCCGTCGCCGCCACGGCCGCATCCACTATCTGCGGCGCGCCGACGACCAGGTGAAGGTGCGCGGGTTCCGCATCGA from Prescottella sp. R16 includes these protein-coding regions:
- a CDS encoding (2,3-dihydroxybenzoyl)adenylate synthase encodes the protein MTSASDTAVAVAPLRLDGVVDYPDEFAARYRAKGYWTGRTHSGLLAAAAAAHPGRLAVVDALRTLTYAELADRVQVVAGELAARGVGRGDRVIVHLPNTVEYVEIVFALFEIGALPVFALAAHRAAEIRQFCAATSARGYVTLDGSGPGTHGDLAAEIAADFPDVVTVVIPAGDISWTSAPPLPRADRSLPSDVAFLQLSGGTTGTPKLIPRTHDDYLYSVRESARICGVDETSVMLAVLPISHNFTMSSPGLLGTVAVGGCVVMAPDPSPDTCLRLIQEHAVTHAALVPPVLMAWLNSSVRDRRDLSSLVAVWVGGAKLPEEAARRVTPELGCALVQVFGMAEGLVNYTRAGDDDETVYRTQGRPISPDDEVRVVDDRGEPVPDGVAGHLQTRGPYTIRGYYRAPEHNRRSFTADGFYITGDIVVRDARGYLTVVGRSKDQINRGGEKIAPATVENHLLAHGDIHDVSVVGIPDDVLGERICAYVIRRDPGAATPTAAQLRAFLRTERRVAAYTIPDRFEFVTAFPTTSVGKIDKKNQGA